The Aggregicoccus sp. 17bor-14 genome contains the following window.
CTCTCGCCGATGGATGTGCGGGATGACACGGGCGTGCTGGTCCTCGGTGCGGGCGGCCACGGGAAGTCCGTGCTCGGCATCCTCCTGACGCTCGGGCGCCGGGTGGTCGGCCTGCTCGACGATGCGCAGGGCACCTGGGGCAGGCGGGTGCTCGGGGTGCCCGTGCTGGGGCCGCTCGACGCGCTTCGCGAGCACCCCGCGTGTGACGTCGCGCACGGCCTCGGGGACAACCGTCTGCGCCGCGAGCTGGTGGAGCGCTTTCCGGCGGCGCGCTGGCTCACGGTGATCGACCCGGGCGCGCGCGTGGACCCGTCGGCGCGCGTCGGCGCGGGCACCTCGGTCTTCTTCGGTGCCTTCCTCGGGCCGGACGCGGTGGCCGGTGCGCACGCCATCGTCAGCGTCCACAGCATGGTCGGGCACGACGCGGTGCTCGGGGACTTCGTGCAGGTGGCGCCCGGGGTGCAGGTGGGCGGCGGGGCGCGCATCGAGGCCGAGGCGATGCTGGGCCTCGGCAGCGCGGTCTGCCCGGGCGTCCGCATCGGGGCGCGCTGCACGCTCGGGGCGGGCGCCGTGGCGCTGCACGACCTGCCGGAGGACTGCCTCGCCGTGGGCGTCCCGGCCCGCCCGCGCCCCGCGTCGCTGCCGGAGCCGAGCAGCGCGGCTCCTGCCCGCTGAGCGGGTGGGGGGACTCGCGGACCGGGCCCGCCCGCGACCTCAGCGCGTGCCGGGCGCCGTGCCCGACGCCCCCTCACCGCGCTCGGCAGTGGCCACCGCGCGCGCGAGCGGCCTCCACAGCGCGAGCAGCGCGAGCACCACGAGGCTGTCGGTGACGGCGATGACCCACGGCACGCCCGCGCCCAGCAGGGCTTCGGGCGCGAGCCCGTCGAGGCGCGTCTCGAGCGGGCGCAGCAGCACGCTCCAGAGCATGGGCACCAGCAGGAGCGCGAGCGTCCAGCGCGCGCGCGGCCAGCCCGGGGCGGCGGCGCGCGCGAGCGCCCACACGGGTGGGCCCATGAGGGCGAGGGCAGCCACCCCGATGACGGGCCGCCACGCGCTCGCGTCGCCCAGCAGCGCGCGGGCCACCAGCCCCTCGTCGCCGCCTCGGCCCGTGGCCACCGTCACCAGGCGCGCGAGCGGCATCTGCGCCGCGAGCAGCGCCGCGCCCCACGCGGCCGCGCCTCCCCCGCGCCAGAGCAGCCCCGCGCCCACGTACATGAGGCCGTAGGTGAAGAGCGGCCCGGCGGCCGTGGCCAGCACGGCCCAGGGCCGGGCCTCGTAGCAGCCCGGCGCCACGGTGAAGGTCCAGAAGTACAGCCGCCCGAAGCCTCCGCACAGCGGCGCGGCCACCAGGTGGTGCGTGAGCTCGTGCGCCTGCGCCGAGAGGAAGGTGAGCGGCAGCAGCGCGAGCAGGAGGCGGGGCGTGGGGGACAGGGTGGGCGGCATGGAGGGCGAGACGCGCGAGCTGCCGCACCATTGCATGCCCGGGTCCGCGCAGCCCCATCCCCCGCGTTTGCCCCGCCCCGGCGGCGCGTGGTCTCCTGCGCGCTCCTGCGAAAGAGGAGTCCATGGTCGAGCAAGACGTCGGGTCGTTCGAGGCGCTCCACACCCCCGCGCTCAGCACGGGCATCGTGTACCAGGTCTACGTGTCGGAGCAGCGGCTCGTCGCAGTGAAGATCGGCGGCCAGTTCGACGGGGGCAAGGCCTTCACGATGCAGCTGG
Protein-coding sequences here:
- a CDS encoding acetyltransferase, with amino-acid sequence MLVLGAGGHGKSVLGILLTLGRRVVGLLDDAQGTWGRRVLGVPVLGPLDALREHPACDVAHGLGDNRLRRELVERFPAARWLTVIDPGARVDPSARVGAGTSVFFGAFLGPDAVAGAHAIVSVHSMVGHDAVLGDFVQVAPGVQVGGGARIEAEAMLGLGSAVCPGVRIGARCTLGAGAVALHDLPEDCLAVGVPARPRPASLPEPSSAAPAR